The following DNA comes from Flavobacterium sp. N3904.
TATTGGTATTGTATTTTGTAATCATAAAATCAGTCCATTTATCCCCAATCGTTTCGATTTCGGCACCGGTTGATTTTGAGACAAACTGTTCTGATTTTGGTAATTCTCGCTTATCATCCACATACAATGAAATCAAAACAACTTCATTTTTCAAAATTGGAAGTATGCTATCATCCGACCAAACATTATTTTCCATTTTTCTGCAATTTACACAAGCATGACCTGTGAAATCAAGCATTATAGGCTTATTAACCGTTTTGGCATAAGCCAATCCTTTGTCATAATCATCAAAAACTACGATTTGATGGGGGCCTGATTTTGCACCTTCCGGCAAAATTACAGATGAAGTATTTCCCGAACTGGAACTACCTACGCCAAGCGGACTTTCACTGTATTCCATTGGAGGTGGGAAAGCACTAATCAATTTAAGTGGTGCTCCCCAAAGTCCTGGAATTAGATAAATAGTAAAAGAAAGAACAATCAAACCTAACGACAATCTACCTACTGAAATATGAGATAATGGGCTATCGTGTGGCAAAGTAATTTTTCCAAACAAGTAAAAGGCCAATGCTCCAAAAATAGCAATCCAAATCACCAAGAATACTTCTCTTTCCAATAAATGCAATTGCAGCACCAAATCGGCATTCGATAAAAATTTAAATGCCAAAGCCAATTCAAGAAATCCTAATACAACTTTTACAGTATTCAACCAGCCTCCTGATCTTGGCAAAGAATTCAACCAACCTGGGAACATTGCAAAAAGCATAAAAGGCAAAGCCAATGCCAATGAAAAACCTAACATCCCGATTATCGGAGCAATTCCTCCTTTGGAAGCTGCGTCAACCAAAAGCGTTCCTACAATAGGCCCCGTGCAAGAAAAGGATACAATTGCTAATGCTAATGCCATGAACAATATACCAATGATTCCCCCTCTATCAGCCTGACTGTCTACTTTGTTAGCCCACGAATGAGGCAACATAATTTCAAAAGCACCAAGAAACGATGTAGCAAATACTACCAATAAAATAAAGAATAAAATATTAAACCAAACGTTGGTTGACAAAGCATTGAGGGCATCGGCACCAAAAATCCAGGTGACCAAAAATCCTAATACCACATAAATTAGAATAATCGAAATTCCATAAATAATGGCGTTTCTAATTCCGGCGGCTTTGTTTTTACTCTGTTTGGTAAAAAAACTAACCGTCATAGGAATCATAGGAAAAACACAAGGGGTCAATAAAGCTGCAAATCCAGAGAAAAAAGCAATAAAGAAAATAGACCATAATCCTCTTTGCGAATCAGGTTTTGGTGTTTCGATATCCTTTTTCACTTTCGGCTCAATAGTTTCCTTTTTATCTACAGTAGCTGTGCTTACAGTATCTACCTTAGTTGAATCCAATTTCACAACTGCTATTGGAGTAGTGACAATTGTTGTTGCTTCAGTTTTCGGTATTTTAAAAGTGAATTTCTTTTCCAGATTGATACAAACTTCTTTACAAACCTGATAATTCAATTCGGCTTGAATAGCAGTAGTTTTTGGATTGATTAGCGTTATTTCTTGCTGAATTTGGGCTTTATCATGAAAGAACGTTTCGTTTACACCAAAAATATCATTGAAGGCTGTAGTCGTTTTACTTTCTTTGGCTTTACCTACCAAATTAAAATTCCCTTTTTGCTCTTTAAAAATAATCTCCAAAGGCAGTGGTCCGCCATCTGGCGTAAATTGGGAATACAGATGCCAATCTTTTTCAATTACACCATTAAAAGTCAAAATATAATTGGATTCGGATTTCTTTTCTATTGTCGTCGTCCATTTAACTGGATCCAATACCTGGGCATTTCCTTTGGCAAAAGCGAAAA
Coding sequences within:
- a CDS encoding thioredoxin family protein; protein product: MKKILFILLTFFAFAKGNAQVLDPVKWTTTIEKKSESNYILTFNGVIEKDWHLYSQFTPDGGPLPLEIIFKEQKGNFNLVGKAKESKTTTAFNDIFGVNETFFHDKAQIQQEITLINPKTTAIQAELNYQVCKEVCINLEKKFTFKIPKTEATTIVTTPIAVVKLDSTKVDTVSTATVDKKETIEPKVKKDIETPKPDSQRGLWSIFFIAFFSGFAALLTPCVFPMIPMTVSFFTKQSKNKAAGIRNAIIYGISIILIYVVLGFLVTWIFGADALNALSTNVWFNILFFILLVVFATSFLGAFEIMLPHSWANKVDSQADRGGIIGILFMALALAIVSFSCTGPIVGTLLVDAASKGGIAPIIGMLGFSLALALPFMLFAMFPGWLNSLPRSGGWLNTVKVVLGFLELALAFKFLSNADLVLQLHLLEREVFLVIWIAIFGALAFYLFGKITLPHDSPLSHISVGRLSLGLIVLSFTIYLIPGLWGAPLKLISAFPPPMEYSESPLGVGSSSSGNTSSVILPEGAKSGPHQIVVFDDYDKGLAYAKTVNKPIMLDFTGHACVNCRKMENNVWSDDSILPILKNEVVLISLYVDDKRELPKSEQFVSKSTGAEIETIGDKWTDFMITKYNTNTQPLYVLTDLNGNVLNTKQPTISYVPVAEYLSWLKIGIANFKK